A genomic stretch from Tribolium castaneum strain GA2 chromosome 6, icTriCast1.1, whole genome shotgun sequence includes:
- the tsu gene encoding RNA-binding protein 8A has protein sequence MADVLDINDSVELDVEDEGDQSVLRLKDKVVKRKGRGFGPGETKEHEKIRGYESIDSGDHGDEPGPQKSVEGWILFVTSVHEEASEDDLSEKFSEFGAIKNISINLDRRTGFLKGYALIEYGTYEEAFAAREALNGSLLLGQTVGVDWCFVKGPKKSKKRARRH, from the exons ATGGCAGATGTTTTGGACATCAACGATTCCGTCGAATTGGACGTGGAAGACGAAGGAGACC AGAGCGTTTTGCGCCTGAAAGATAAAGTTGTAAAGCGGAAAGGTCGCGGCTTTGGGCCTGGAGAGACCAAGGAACATGAGAAAATTCGAGGATATGAAAGCATAGATTCCGGGGATCACGGAGACGAGCCTGGGCCACAGAAat CTGTGGAGGGGTGGATTTTGTTTGTGACTTCGGTGCATGAAGAGGCCAGTGAGGATGATTTGAGTGAGAAGTTTTCCGAGTTTGGGGCTATCAAAAATATAAGTATCAACTTGGATCGTCGGACGGGTTTTTTGAAGGGATATGCTTTGATTGAATATGGGACGTACGAGGAAGCGTTTGCGGCCAGGGAGGCTTTGAATGGGTCTTTGTTGTTAGGGCAAACAGTTGGAGTTGACTGGTGTTTTGTTAAGGGGCCCAAAAA GTCAAAGAAACGTGCAAGGAGACACTGA